From Triticum aestivum cultivar Chinese Spring chromosome 7B, IWGSC CS RefSeq v2.1, whole genome shotgun sequence:
GGACGACGGCTGGTCGTAGCAGGCGTACTGTGCGGAGGGAGGCGGCGACGTAGATCGTGGGTGGGCGGCCATCTGGGCGACGGGAATGGAACGCGGCGGCAGCGGCAACGGAGCCTGGGCAGGCGCGGCGGCAGTGGTAACGGCGCCGGGGCACACGCGGCGGCCTGTTTGGGCGGCGACCCGGGCGATGGCGACTTAGCGCAGACGGGGGCCGACGTGGAGACGGCGTGGATGCGTTAGGGTTCTGGGTTGTGTCTTTTTTTTCCCTCGAACAACTGTCGACGCCAACGTCGAGACGTGCGGGCGTACGACTGCGACGTACGGCGACGGGTGCGGGTACGCGGGCGGGCGTACGTACAGCGACGGGTGCAGCGTATGCGGGCGTATGCCGTCGCGCGCGGACGTACGGCGTCGGGTGGGTATTCCTATACCTAATGTGAAATTACCATACTATCCACTATACGTTttaggggggttgtaccgaagcactCCCCAATATCAAAACGTCAGGGACAGGTGCCCGATTTGTCGAAGCAACTAGTACTCTCTCTATCTCAAAATATAAGATGTATTCTGGTCCAATTTACATGCTGAACAATGGATGGGACCAATGAACATGGGAACTCGAGATGCGAGATCatcgttgctttataatataaagcggggggcaACACTTTTTTTAGATGCCAGACTCATCTCTGATAGCAGACATGGGTAGTTGTAAATTAGAAGGGGGGGACATAGAAGCCGATGGCGTGGAGGTAGTCTCCGGCGCGGCCGAACATGCCGACGACGCTGCCGTTGTTGAGCACGGGCAGGCTGTAGTGCGTGCTGTCCACCGCGTGCCCGAACGGGCCGTAGGTGGCCTGGTTGGTCACAAACTTGATGGAGGTGATGCAGTGCTCGATCTCCTTGAGCTTGAACGGACCCACCGACCAGTCGACTTGAGTTATGTACTCCGACGGCCCCAGGGTGATCTGCACGACGTACATACATACAAGTATGTGTATCAGACCAAGAAAAGAAACAGGAGTGACAAGAAGTGCCCTGGATCGCTCGCTCACCGTGTCCGGgtcttccttttcccctccggcgCCGCCCCAGGGCCCGGCGGTGTGCAGCTGCTTGTCCTTGTCCATGTAGGTGAAGCCGACGGAGTCGAGGACCTTGCCCCAGCGGATGGTGATGCTCTCCAGCCGTTGCGGCGCCACCGTGATGTCGTGGGCgaccccgtcatcgccgccccacGTCCCCAGCTTCTCCACCGGGCTCGGGCTCTGGCTCTGGCTCTGCACGCACATACAAAACGACCAGCCGCCATGAGTCCTCCTGTGAAGATAGATAGCACAACATGGAGCTTGCTTTTTTATCTTTAAACGGAACACAGCATGGAGCTCAGCTCACGCATGAGAGAGTAGCCAGGACTAGGACAGACCATTTCGGTAGCTCTCGCGCGGCCGCACAACGAAGCACCAATAGAGAGTTGAGCTGATCAGGCAGCACTTGAGTGAATTTTATATGCAACGAAAAACAGGAGAGTAGTAGTTGGTTTGGGCGGACGCGCAGCCTCCACGCCTCCTCCGACTCATGCTTGCATGTGTATCCTGCTCGCGGCTACTTCGATTTATGAGGATTTAGTGTGCAGTTTAATTTGTTGGACAAAGAATTTAGTGCCGACTCTGACGTTTTTGTCACGTTGCTTAATTAACTAAGTACTCCCTAAAAAAACTAATAGTTAGCCTCAACCCGAAAAAAGAAAAACTACATACTAGCCTCCAAAATGGTGGGGCCTAATTTTTTTAAACACGTTACAGACGCAAACACTCATTTTTTTTTGAGAACACGCAAACGTTCATAtaaacgcgcatacactcaccctagGGCGGAGGGAGCTCCCGGCGACTCTGGGCACTTGCCCGGGCTCGCTGCATGCGCGACGCCGTAGGACGTCCTGTCACAGCTGGCAAAATCCACACCGACGGTTATGGTTTCCCGGGCAAAACTGTGTTGGGCTACGTTCAGTGTTGGGCTTCGTGTAAGCACCTGGACCTAGGAAATAGGAAGAGCCGAGCGAGAGAAACGAATGTGGTTTACTCGACAACGAGCGCTCCACGCCTCCACCTGCCTGTTCGGTTGTTCGTCTTTGCCGCACCCGGTTGGGAGTGGAGCGGACGCCCAACCGCCATCGCGGACGCTGAGACAGACTAGCGGCAAGAAGCGAGGCTGggcgtgccggcggcggcggggaagcgaCTGGCTCCTAGACTACTTGTCTTCTTCTTTGTGATTAGGTAAAAATTGCAAACAAATCTGGCCATCCGGTTCATAGACACTTAGGGCTTTAATTTTGAGGACAGTGTACGGGAAATTATCCATTGAGAACGATCACGACTTCCTGATCCTACTGTTTGATTTAGAATCTTTTTTTAGATAGTTGACGATAAGGATGTTATTTGAAATTTTTACTGCAATCAAAAAGGGAAAGGGCATTTGCCTTGTGATTTTCTTTAGCACACTATTAATATGTTTCGACTGATAATCTATATTCTTGCAAGCTCTCTATTTTGAATATATTCACCAATCACACCACTTAATTTATGTGAATTACAAACCCATGTTTTACATTATATTGTCTTCTATGTTGCTTGGACGATATCTCTAGCAATATGAGTTTGGTTCTATGCATGGCCTAGTTCTGTGACTTCTGTTGTCAAGTCACAACGTTATTTACGTCTACAAAAATGGATGTTGATATTTTATTTCACTTCAAAATTATACTTGTATTTTACTTCATTATTAATGTCGATTAGTCATTCAGAAGTTTGGCGCTATGTTATATCATGTGTATTCAAACGTCAGTTATTTAGGCGATTTCAAAATCAGACATTTACGAGCAAGTTCGCCCAGGCTTCACAAAATTTCTGCCTTCGCCActacccctatgaacgcacacacgcacatcctacccctatgagcacctctgagagattgagccggcatatcatcttgagattttacgaagtcaccatatgcgccttgtagtcgacgggaacgtctccacccactgaaagcgtatcgctagaaattctgaaataaatccaggaaaaatgcgagcaccaggatttgaaccctgatgagctggggataccactgtccacctaaccatctcaaccacaggttgattcgcggtGGGGCCTAAATTTGAAACCACACTACGTAGCTACTGCCGGGCCTTACCTTCATGTCGCACCCAAAAGAAAACCTTTCGTTTCGAGATATTTTTCTCGTATTTTTATTTATGTATTTCCTAGTGAAGACTTTCATGAAAGCGTGGCCTGTTTCATGCAAGCACACTCATTTGACCTAGCGCCGCCCCTTAAATCTGTAGCATTGACCAATTTGTGTCAACGGAGGGGATGGTAGCAGCCGTGGGGCTGTGGCATTAGGTtattcatagtggggagtatcatgtattagtatcatgcatatgatactatctCCATAATGCATAATATCGTAAATTATGATCAAGATAGTATCATATATCatcttatttattgtcatgcatgacacatagtagcataacatttattgtcATGCATAAGACCAacgaagtgaaggtgcggtctccagtgaggaagagtagaacacgggagacggatcGGCCCACATGGTATACCAGGCCCCGCTGCCTCTTGTGGTCCGTCACCGATGGACGTGAGTTCCACGAGGGAAATGGTGGCGCCTTTGCTGTCGTCATCCCACCGGGCCGTCTGATGGTTCGTCGGCGGCGCGTAGGAGGCGCAGCTAGCTATGTTCTCCTCCACGATCACCTGCAACTACGCCTCTGCTGCTGCCGCTTCCTGCCAAGCGGCGGCTTGAGCTCGGACAACATGGTAGATGGCATGCTGCTCCCCGACGGAATTTTAGTTCGCCGCGGTCATGGCTGCCACGGCCTCCTCGCTCGCACGCTCGCCATAGATCTGGCCCGCCACCAGCCGGTGTTGCTCCAGGAGGAACAAGTTGTACCGCTGTTCCTCCTGCGCCTGCTTGAACACGGACAAAGACGCCGCCGTAGGCTGCACCTCCATCATGGCGGCGTTGAACTGCGCCTGTGACTGCTCCATGGGAAGCCGGTGTGCACAAAAGGCGAGGGCGCCAGGGCGGAGTCGTCGGAGCCCGTCTCCATCGTGGTGTCGTCCTCGTCGCCGGAGACCTCGAGCAAGCTGGCCGTCAAGCCGGCCTCGATTTGCATGGCACAATGGCTATGCCAGGCGGCGGCAAGGGCGGCCACCGCGTGCTTCATCTCTGGCGGCAGACTGTCCAATGGTGCTTTCCTGCTGGCGGTCATGACAGATGCGgtgcaagggaggaggatgtggagggGCTGGTGTTCTGGTCAGGGCTAGACCAAAAGTTTGTAGCTCGTGAGCTTAATGGGCACTTGATAATCCGGCTCGGTAAGCTCGtggctcgcttcttaatgaacagagccaatcatcgatttcatctcgttaagcttaacgaggtTAATGAacgagctaacgagtttcacgagtagctcgttacaaacaacacaacacatattttcatCTTACGTGATAAAATTTTGGTAGCACCTCATCCCATCTATTCAGTCTAATCTACATAGGAGACAACAAACTAGTGCATTCTCCTTTGTAGGCACCATCTTTCTTCttaaaaaccacatctaaacactCATCTTGTAGACCGTAAACACATCAGAATCTGTTAACGAACGcacacgagcttaacgagcttcaaatGAATCGAGCCGAGCAAGGTTTTttgctcgttaatcttaacgatCTGAGtcttaacgagcacgagcttaatGAGTCGAGCAGCTCGTTAATCCACCCTAGTTGTGGTGTGGAGTTAGCCGGGTGTGGCCAATTTTATATAGCGGATTCCAGTGGGGCCAAACCTCCGGGTGCGTCAATGTGCGGTGCCAGAGTGGATTTCTCGGCCGGTGAGCCTGCTTAATGGCGGCAGACGGATGAAAAACGACATTGAACGGGCGCGGTAGATATCCGTCTCGTCCCGTCCAGTCACGCGTCTCCGACATTGAACAGGTGCGGACACCGGAGACGTGTCACTggcggtgccctcggtcgacgTGCCGCTTCgatggcggaggcagtgagaggtcgcatccaccCTGAGCCGTCTTCAATGTTGAGTGGCgcgctctacagcggcatgaatgtgggcagctggtGCCGGCAGGGAGCGCGCGCGGGAGGGTGGAGTGGTTTTTGGTGGGCCAAGGCAGTCAGAAAGCgggcttgggatcggtccggactcccgcaaacctgACCCACGTTTATCTTTGGTTTGCAGGAGAAATCGTGTTTGGACCGTTCCGCGGACCAATACATGTCGGCTTGGATGACTTCCACGGTCCGGACAACACGGTCCGGATGGTTGCGGGAGGTTTATGGATCCGCCTTGAAGTGCCCTCATAGTATGGAGTGTTTCTCATTTCCTCTTATATTTCAGTTTCCCAAAATGCCCATGAACCTACGAAAGTTTGTATTTTTAGAGAAGACACAAGTTTAGACCTTATTTTGAGCAGTTGTGCCAGAAGATAAATTATTGGAACAGGAGCACGTGATAGGGGAAGTAGGGATCTCGTCATCAGCTCTGCCGACCCCTCTGGTTCACCGCCAAGTGGTATACAATTCGTCCATGGTTGACAAGATGGAAATCCTCGGCACTCCCACAGCTTCGTTGAGCAATGGTAGTGCttcagggcatctccagccgttggccccctagggggcgtctaaaagcgccgcctgggggtgagccggcgcaaaaaatggtCCTGGGGGCGAGTCGGTCTCCAGCCGTCGGCCCTCACGGCCGCCCCCAAACGCGTATTAAAAAAAAGAAGGGCtgttcggcgaagttatgataaaagtagttaaatttcggctaaacatggcaaatttcggtgaaattcgcgcattttcgttacattaacctaatctaaaaaagaaaggggctgaagtcgtcgccgccatcgtcgtcggcggccttctcctccttgacgcgggcgcccctgctggacccggcgtcgccatggcggactggcggcggcgcgtcgtcgtcgttgtcgtcgctgccgcataggacgacgaccccgtcttcatcgcggccgcgtcggcgctcctcgaagcggcgcagggcggcgcgctggcgctccgtcaccttctcccggcgcgccttctccatcgcaatggagtcctggcgcgcccattctagggccgcgtcgtcgtcgtcgaactccgccttcaccggcgccagccccggctccgtcttcaccggcgccagccccggctccgtcttcaccggcgccagccccagctccgtctttggcttAACGAAGCACGGAGGAGCCGACgaagaggaggcgcgccggccgccctcgttgatgacgatgccggcgctgcgagtgagGAATCAacggcaaggctgaccggcggcagccttgccattgattccccgcgggaaccgaggccgttgggggaagacgaggcgctgagtcgctgacgcggctggtccgcgtctttttcgcgccaaaacagctcgccccgacgcccccgggcgccccccagcgcgccgggttcaggctgggtccgccggcgctgttttcggcccaagccggcaaaAATCGGACTCCTGGGGgcacgactgggccgttttttcgacgccggcgcgaaaaaatcgcctggggaggccttcctgggggcgcggctggagatgccctcagtCGACAATGTCAACCCTCCAAATGGACCGCCTTCTttgaaacatactccctccgttcctaaatatttgtttttttaaagatttcaacaagtgactatatacgaagcaaaataagtgaatctatactctaaaatatgtatatatacatccgtatgtggtagtctatttaaaatctctagaaaaacaaatatttaggaacagagggagtaaaacTTAACTGGCTTCTGATGACACGCGGAAGTTACTAATGAATTAATATCTGCGGACAAGGAAGCACCAGAACAAGTCACGCGAGCCTAGCTATCCGGTGTCAATTCAAAGAAAAGCTGTAAGCTTGACACTTCCACTGATTCCAAGATGACTGAGCACTCTAAGGTTGTTAGCGATATCAGGGGCTTGTTGCATCTGGGAGCTGTCCCCAGAGACAAATGGCGGTAACAATAGTCCGACACTGGAGACTTGCAATAGAGTTGCTGATGACACATCAAAGCCTGTTGATCGAATAGAATGGTGCATCTTTTCATGACCGGTATCCAAAATATTGAACATACAGCCTTTTATTCTCTCGAACTTCGTATGTCATGTAATTCAAAGATGCAATATTGCAAATATCAAAcacttcttcttcggtacaacccccctaaACACAACAACGG
This genomic window contains:
- the LOC123161492 gene encoding protein GOS9, translated to MSQSQSPSPVEKLGTWGGDDGVAHDITVAPQRLESITIRWGKVLDSVGFTYMDKDKQLHTAGPWGGAGGEKEDPDTITLGPSEYITQVDWSVGPFKLKEIEHCITSIKFVTNQATYGPFGHAVDSTHYSLPVLNNGSVVGMFGRAGDYLHAIGFYVPPF